One genomic segment of Stigmatopora argus isolate UIUO_Sarg chromosome 1, RoL_Sarg_1.0, whole genome shotgun sequence includes these proteins:
- the susd3 gene encoding sushi domain-containing protein 3 has translation MDFTNRTDQGNELYYQAQCPPLTAPPLGHHVINTGKGRSVGTTITLQCPTKHLLVGDDLKCVMDTNTPRWVGEPFCKPLSLYKDAGFQVAVLASIVSVGVICIMSLVFITRCILGSVQKSARKKQKRNLWKWPLEDGMPYFDANLGDIILPSVIPDNFCDNRNG, from the exons atggattttacgaACAGAACTGACCAGGGCAACGAGT TGTATTACCAGGCTCAGTGCCCACCTCTCACTGCACCTCCCTTGGGTCACCACGTCATCAACACAGGCAAAGGCCGAAGTGTGGGTACAACCATTACACTGCAGTGCCCAACAAAACACTTACTAGTAGGAGATGATCTGAAGTGTGTCATGGATACCAACACCCCCCGCTGGGTGGGGGAACCTTTCTGCAAAC CATTGTCTTTGTATAAAGACGCTGGATTCCAGGTGGCTGTGCTTGCATCCATTGTAAGCGTTGGCGTAATATGCATCATGTCATTGGTGTTCATCACCAGGTGTATTTTGGGCTCTGTTCAAAAGAgcgcaagaaaaaaacaaaaaag GAATTTGTGGAAATGGCCCTTGGAGGATGGCATGCCCTACTTTGATGCCAACTTGGGAGATATTATTCTGCCATCAGTCATTCCAGATAACTTCTGTGACAACAG